A single region of the Elgaria multicarinata webbii isolate HBS135686 ecotype San Diego chromosome 14, rElgMul1.1.pri, whole genome shotgun sequence genome encodes:
- the LOC134408701 gene encoding F-box/LRR-repeat protein 2-like has translation MMEAWRLPVEIITYILSFLPISDRKQASLVNQTWYFAAQDSLRQEDIIFNIPASSASLRTIVGLARRHVCNVNMLNLDSSTTSRDIVRYVARYLGPHLSSLCLQGSSLTEASFEELLLACPSLTALDLSGCNSLFMSGTLLSKKESYLQAQKALVNLQELHLSGVRYLSDLTFNRLTGCSPRLARLSLARCHVTFEFDAYYGSSNYNSSVLLSFRNLLQLLRERAGTLKALDLSGTSISSQAVKSLVQVEHLRLREIVLQACRDLTNEAVSLLCQHQPHLTTLDLSGCSELTDRAVLVISSRLLALQHLRLGKLPRLTDTGFQGISHLKHLRSLDVSECSLVSGSELVKAFSAVEPKPVSLKVAFCCLLRDSSVISLAEALSSSLRVLDLSSCVAITNRSVQAISSHLLRLTVLRLAWCKELTDWGLLGVEEPREERERAREKDAGPKFSRNFGNMGFFQPPPQDLEQDSQILMDLAKQDAQETSQASLSALTGLQELDLTACGKLTDLSLAKVIGFPELRQLSLSLVPNVTDVSLLAVARNCRALEHLSLSHCVNLTDQGFVEAAGSLPRLQHLVLSGCNQLTPKTLKAIGQECQQLKCLDVSMCSQITMADVEHFQAHLPPQSQASIQSRFVGGADLSITL, from the exons ATTATCACATATATCCTGAGTTTCCTGCCCATCTCGGATAGGAAACAGGCCTCTCTGGTGAACCAAACCTGGTACTTTGCAGCCCAGGACTCCCTGCGTCAG GAGGATATCATCTTCAACATCCCGGCGAGCTCCGCCTCCCTCAGGACCATCGTAGGCCTGGCCCGAAGGCACGTGTGCAACGTCAATATGCTGAACCTGGACAGTTCCACCACTTCCCGGGACATTGTCAGGTACGTTGCCAGGTACCTGGGGCCCCACCTGAGCAGCTTGTGCCTGCAAGGGAGCAGCCTGACAGAGGCCAGCTTTGAGGAGCTCCTCCTGGCCTGCCCCTCCCTCACAGCCCTGGATCTCAGCGGCTGCAACAGCCTCTTCATGTCTGGGACGCTGCTCTCCAAAAAGGAGTCTTACCTGCAAGCCCAAAAAGCTTTGGTCAACCTGCAGGAGCTTCACCTGTCCGGCGTGCGCTACCTGTCCGACCTCACTTTCAACCGCTTGACCGGCTGCTCTCCGCGCCTGGCCAGGCTCTCCCTCGCCCGTTGCCACGTCACCTTCGAGTTCGACGCTTACTACGGCTCCAGCAACTACAACTCCTCGGTCCTGCTGTCGTTCCGCAATCTCTTGCAGTTGCTGAGGGAGCGAGCCGGCACCCTGAAGGCTTTGGACTTGAGCGGGACCAGCATCTCCAGCCAGGCCGTGAAGTCCCTGGTCCAAGTGGAGCACCTGCGCCTGCGAGAGATAGTGCTGCAGGCCTGCCGGGATCTGACCAACGAGGCCGTGAGCCTCCTGTGCCAGCACCAGCCTCACCTCACCACGCTGGACCTGAGCGGCTGCTCTGAGCTGACCGACCGGGCCGTCCTCGTCATCAGCTCCCGGCTCTTGGCCCTTCAGCATCTGCGGCTGGGGAAGCTCCCGCGGCTGACCGACACCGGCTTCCAGGGCATCTCGCACCTGAAGCATCTCCGAAGCCTGGATGTGTCCGAGTGCAGCCTCGTGAGCGGCAGTGAACTGGTGAAAGCTTTCAGTGCCGTCGAGCCCAAACCGGTCTCCCTGAAGGTCGCCTTCTGCTGTTTACTACGC GACAGCTCGGTCATCTCTCTGGCTGAAGCCCTGAGCAGCAGCCTGCGGGTTCTGGATCTCTCGTCCTGCGTAGCCATCACCAATCGGAGCGTCCAAGCGATCTCTTCCCACCTCTTGCGCTTGACTGTCTTGCGGTTGGCCTGGTGCAAAGAACTGACGGActggggcctgctgggagttgaGGAGCCCAGAGAGGAGCGTGAACGTGCCAGAGAG AAGGATGCTGGCCCAAAGTTCAGCAGGAATTTTGGCAACATGGGCTTCTTCCAGCCACCTCCACAGGATCTGGAGCAAGACAGCCAGATTCTCATGGACCTCGCCAAGCAGGATGCCCAAGAGACGTCCCAAGCCTCCTTGAGTGCCCTGACCGGCCTGCAGGAGCTTGACCTGACCGCCTGCGGGAAGCTGACGGACCTGAGCCTTGCCAAG GTCATTGGCTTCCCTGAGCTCCGCCAGCTGTCCCTCAGCCTCGTGCCCAATGTCACAGACGTGAGCCTTCTAGCCGTTGCTCGCAACTGCCGGGCCTTGGAGCACCTCTCGCTAAGCCACTGCGTGAACCTGACCGATCAAGGCTTTGTGGAGGCAGCCGGCTCACTGCCTAGACTGCAGCACCTCGTCCTCTCTGGCTGTAATCAGCTGACACCAAA GACACTGAAGGCCATTGGCCAAGAGTGCCAGCAGCTGAAATGCTTGGATGTCTCCATGTGCAGCCAGATTACCATGGCCGACGTTGAACATTTCCAAGCGCACCTCCCGCCGCAGAGTCAGGCTAGCATCCAGTCGCGGTTCGTGGGCGGGGCAGACCTTTCCATCACTCTCTGA